In one window of Zhihengliuella sp. ISTPL4 DNA:
- a CDS encoding helix-turn-helix domain-containing protein: MSADDEWQKFAAELGLQIRRLRVSKGLSQEAVAFRAGLARFTYQRYERGEAQSGAPSNPTLRTLLALAQIFEVSLQELVPANHPDVTAR, translated from the coding sequence GTGAGTGCTGACGACGAGTGGCAGAAGTTCGCCGCAGAGCTTGGTCTTCAGATCCGTCGTCTGCGCGTCTCGAAAGGCTTGTCGCAAGAAGCGGTCGCCTTTCGTGCGGGTCTAGCTAGATTCACGTATCAGCGCTACGAGCGTGGCGAAGCGCAGTCCGGTGCGCCCTCAAACCCCACGTTGCGAACGCTCCTAGCCTTGGCGCAGATCTTTGAGGTGTCGCTTCAGGAGTTGGTGCCGGCGAACCACCCGGACGTGACGGCTCGCTGA
- a CDS encoding metallophosphoesterase family protein — protein MRALERASTIDLPDQRVAVCGDWHGNVGWVRTLSRILPALAPDVTTILQLGDWWIDPDAVDEALADTNIDRIYVTLGNHEPWSDVTPLLDEQPSSAVRVSKLTWLLARPARLTIGGRSVLSLGGAASVDRLWRREGAGWWPDERIDDSHVAAAIAGGPADLMLTHESPARTPVRAVQEVLRSNPMGFPDETLAESAQSRERVAKVWDAIRPGLLMHGHMHVAGGGATDDGRRVASFGRDTMQGSLAFLDLRTLRLEVPTVQQMREAAFPVG, from the coding sequence GTGAGAGCACTTGAACGCGCGTCGACCATCGATCTCCCGGATCAGCGCGTGGCGGTGTGCGGGGACTGGCACGGCAACGTCGGCTGGGTCAGGACGCTCTCTCGTATCCTGCCGGCGCTGGCACCGGACGTGACGACGATCCTGCAGCTCGGTGACTGGTGGATCGATCCCGATGCCGTCGATGAGGCACTCGCTGACACGAACATCGACCGCATCTATGTGACGCTCGGCAACCACGAACCGTGGTCGGACGTCACGCCGCTCCTCGACGAGCAGCCTAGTTCAGCCGTCCGAGTCTCGAAGCTCACCTGGCTCCTGGCAAGGCCCGCCAGGCTCACCATTGGCGGACGGTCGGTGCTGTCGCTCGGCGGTGCAGCCTCCGTCGACAGGCTTTGGCGACGAGAAGGCGCCGGATGGTGGCCCGATGAGCGCATCGATGACTCTCATGTGGCCGCGGCCATCGCTGGTGGTCCCGCTGATCTGATGCTGACGCACGAGTCCCCTGCCCGCACGCCCGTTCGCGCCGTACAAGAGGTGCTGCGGTCCAACCCGATGGGATTCCCTGACGAAACGCTCGCAGAGTCCGCACAGTCACGCGAGCGGGTTGCCAAAGTCTGGGACGCCATCCGACCAGGACTGCTGATGCATGGTCATATGCATGTTGCTGGCGGCGGCGCGACCGACGACGGGCGCCGCGTGGCGAGCTTCGGACGAGACACGATGCAGGGCAGCCTCGCGTTCCTCGACCTGCGGACGCTGCGCCTAGAGGTCCCCACGGTCCAGCAGATGAGAGAGGCGGCATTCCCCGTTGGGTAA
- a CDS encoding antitoxin VbhA family protein, whose protein sequence is MGNDDHVRTREERLNGVLEAFHSCRLDGLAPTRDAIRDAWNYIEGRRTLDEIIEDVRRRHTRKPEKEP, encoded by the coding sequence TTGGGTAACGATGACCACGTCCGTACGCGAGAGGAGCGGCTGAACGGAGTCCTCGAAGCGTTCCACTCCTGCCGCCTCGACGGCCTCGCTCCGACACGTGATGCGATCCGCGACGCCTGGAACTACATCGAGGGCCGCCGCACCCTCGACGAGATCATCGAAGACGTTCGTCGCCGCCACACCCGGAAACCCGAGAAGGAGCCGTGA
- a CDS encoding ArsR/SmtB family transcription factor — MHFDAATMLPSSAAVRLAEVMHGLSSPVRLRILTALRQSSLTVTQLCEAVGAGQTAVSNHLRLMRELGLVSGNRDGRNVRYDLYDDHVMALLDGVLGHVAYLPTGVETSPQDK, encoded by the coding sequence ATGCACTTCGATGCGGCGACGATGTTGCCGTCGAGCGCAGCCGTTCGGCTGGCGGAAGTCATGCACGGCCTCTCCTCTCCGGTGCGGCTGCGGATCCTCACCGCGCTGCGACAATCGTCGCTGACCGTCACCCAGCTCTGCGAAGCTGTGGGAGCTGGTCAGACAGCCGTGTCGAACCACCTACGGCTGATGCGCGAGCTCGGCCTCGTGTCAGGAAATCGCGACGGGCGCAACGTCCGCTACGACTTGTACGACGACCACGTCATGGCTCTGCTTGATGGCGTGCTTGGCCACGTGGCGTACCTCCCGACCGGTGTCGAGACCAGTCCACAGGACAAGTAG
- a CDS encoding peptidoglycan DD-metalloendopeptidase family protein, with translation MRPTAADLASASAADDCGCAPKPAERDRLWKRPINRRGVFELGALSVVALAAFGVGSGVSIAHAATYPSWDDVQRAKGNEAAKGVEVQRIQGLIQSLTQKVADTEAAALLASDEFYAAQQQYFEAIRVADDLQAQADEQTLIAEEASRKAGQLAAQLYRNGGDDTTLQLFFAGSAAESDELLSRLGTLDKFMQHNRAVYDEAISSKNAAQSLTDQAVVARDERDRLQQVAEQKMTAAQEAADAAQAALDEQTTYLETLKAQLAALQDTTAQTVAAYQAGVAARAAEEKARREREAAEAAANSGGNGGGGGQAGSGGWVRPHGGARSSSYGPRTPICGPQGCSSSYHYGADLANGCGAAIYAANSGTVDYAGANGNYGNYVRIQHGGGVSSGYAHIKPGGIAVRRGQWVESGQVIAYAGNTGRSFGCHLHFEVYLNGGYTNPVRFMEDRGVYV, from the coding sequence ATACGCCCGACAGCCGCTGATCTCGCTTCCGCGTCGGCTGCTGATGACTGCGGCTGTGCCCCGAAACCCGCCGAGAGGGATCGACTGTGGAAGCGCCCAATCAATCGCCGCGGCGTCTTCGAGCTCGGCGCCTTGAGCGTGGTGGCGCTCGCAGCGTTCGGGGTCGGATCCGGCGTTTCCATCGCACATGCCGCAACGTACCCGTCGTGGGACGACGTTCAGCGCGCCAAGGGCAACGAGGCAGCGAAGGGTGTCGAAGTTCAACGCATCCAAGGCCTCATTCAGTCGCTGACGCAGAAGGTCGCTGACACCGAGGCCGCAGCACTGCTCGCATCCGACGAGTTCTACGCAGCGCAGCAACAGTACTTCGAGGCGATCCGGGTCGCAGACGACCTGCAGGCGCAAGCCGACGAACAGACCCTCATCGCTGAGGAGGCGTCGAGGAAAGCCGGACAGCTGGCGGCGCAGCTCTATCGCAACGGTGGCGACGACACCACGCTGCAGCTGTTCTTCGCAGGCTCTGCAGCCGAATCGGATGAGCTGCTGTCGCGATTGGGAACGCTCGACAAGTTCATGCAGCACAACCGCGCGGTCTACGACGAAGCAATCTCGTCGAAGAACGCGGCACAGTCGCTCACAGATCAGGCGGTCGTCGCTCGAGACGAGCGCGACCGACTGCAGCAGGTCGCGGAGCAGAAGATGACAGCAGCGCAGGAAGCCGCAGACGCCGCACAGGCTGCGCTCGACGAGCAGACCACCTACCTCGAGACGCTGAAGGCACAGCTCGCGGCGCTTCAGGACACGACCGCGCAAACGGTTGCCGCTTACCAGGCCGGCGTCGCAGCGCGTGCCGCGGAGGAGAAGGCTCGTCGGGAGAGAGAAGCCGCCGAAGCCGCGGCGAACAGCGGCGGCAACGGGGGCGGAGGGGGCCAGGCCGGTAGCGGAGGGTGGGTTCGACCGCACGGTGGCGCACGCAGCTCGAGCTACGGTCCACGGACCCCGATCTGCGGGCCCCAGGGCTGCTCATCGAGCTACCACTACGGCGCAGACCTGGCGAACGGATGCGGTGCGGCGATCTACGCCGCGAACTCGGGAACAGTCGACTATGCCGGAGCCAACGGGAACTACGGCAACTACGTCCGTATTCAGCACGGTGGCGGCGTGAGCTCGGGCTATGCACACATCAAGCCGGGCGGAATCGCCGTTCGTCGCGGTCAGTGGGTCGAGTCGGGACAGGTCATCGCATACGCGGGCAACACCGGGCGATCCTTCGGGTGCCATCTGCACTTCGAGGTGTACCTCAACGGTGGCTACACCAACCCGGTGCGTTTCATGGAGGACCGCGGCGTCTACGTGTGA
- the ccsB gene encoding c-type cytochrome biogenesis protein CcsB has product MNQLSLDGISLLLVWTAIATYLLAFTAYTIDLAQRSAAPVAVPVRKLATVGGRGPASSSEEVAEDVPGADTALQRPPRRLWARIGTSLTVLAFLFQLGGTLGRGIAAERVPWANMYEFALTGTLLIVAVYLVVLRLYDLRFLGAFLLGMTVLLLGGATLGFYVEVVPLMDPLKSVWLVIHVFVASLATALFALACGVSITQLMQGRRERLLSDAPDARKQKRGPRFLRTIPSADALETLAYRFTIVGFMFWSFTLIAGAIWANDSWGRYWGFDVKEVWTFVIWVLYAGYIHARATRGWRGSRSAWLSIVGFAAVLFNFTVVNIYFPGLHSYSGLT; this is encoded by the coding sequence ATGAATCAGCTCAGCCTCGACGGCATCTCCCTCCTCCTCGTCTGGACCGCGATTGCCACCTACCTCCTCGCGTTCACCGCGTACACCATCGACCTCGCGCAGCGCAGCGCCGCACCGGTTGCCGTTCCCGTGCGGAAATTGGCGACCGTCGGCGGGCGTGGGCCGGCATCCTCATCCGAAGAGGTCGCCGAGGATGTCCCCGGCGCCGACACCGCTCTACAGCGGCCACCCCGACGCTTGTGGGCGCGAATCGGAACGTCGCTCACGGTTCTGGCGTTCCTCTTCCAGCTAGGAGGAACTCTCGGCAGAGGCATTGCGGCCGAGCGGGTCCCGTGGGCCAACATGTACGAATTCGCGCTCACCGGGACGCTCCTCATCGTCGCCGTGTACCTCGTGGTGCTGCGGCTGTACGATCTTCGATTCTTGGGCGCGTTCCTGCTCGGAATGACCGTGCTGCTTCTCGGAGGTGCGACTCTCGGCTTCTATGTCGAGGTTGTGCCGCTGATGGATCCGCTGAAGAGCGTGTGGCTGGTGATCCACGTGTTCGTGGCTTCGCTCGCCACAGCTCTGTTCGCTCTCGCCTGCGGCGTGTCAATCACCCAACTGATGCAGGGTAGGCGCGAGCGTCTCCTCAGTGACGCTCCGGATGCGCGAAAGCAGAAGCGCGGTCCTCGCTTCCTTCGCACGATCCCGTCCGCGGACGCGCTGGAGACCCTGGCGTACCGCTTCACTATCGTCGGCTTCATGTTCTGGAGCTTCACCCTCATCGCGGGAGCGATCTGGGCGAACGACTCGTGGGGTCGCTACTGGGGATTCGACGTCAAAGAGGTGTGGACCTTCGTGATCTGGGTCCTTTACGCGGGGTACATCCACGCGCGCGCCACCCGGGGGTGGCGTGGTTCCCGGTCTGCGTGGCTGTCGATTGTTGGGTTCGCAGCAGTGCTGTTCAACTTCACCGTCGTGAACATCTACTTCCCGGGGCTCCATTCCTACTCCGGGCTGACGTGA
- a CDS encoding cytochrome c biogenesis protein ResB, giving the protein MSRSLSDPDTKGDPLRPADHADTGATSEVTSPALSVTGWLRWGWTQLTSMRTALLLLLLLAVAAIPGSLFPQRSADPNGVVQWRRNNPDAFPLADGLGLFDVYISPWFSAIHLLLFVSLIGCVIPRAKHHYVALRSRPPRTPSRLSRLPAHRERFIAGKGGDAEGAVSAASDMLRRSGYRVERYDQGGTYSVSAERGYLRETGNLVFHVALVGVLLSVAVGGSFAYTGQRVVVEGTTFVNALSDYSSFNPGRFVDGAGLVPYSLTLDDFRVAYRLPGTPGAGQAENFDAQITVRQPGEQDSERSVRVNYPTTIANDRIYLLGNGYAPTLTVRNGDGDVVFSESQPFLPQDSNMTSLGIIKIPDGLPKQVGLVGFFYPTQGTLPSGAFTSIYPDVVDPVLTFNVFSGDLGIDDGTPRSVYTLDVSGLDQETGGDSGTDSLELRPGDTADLPNGWGSVTWEIAEEQQPVKRFASLQIQQDPSSGGVLLFSVIAMVGLFAGLFVPRRRVWVKARDGIDGIHIEYAGLARGDDPTLQRAVDDLAHRHSTSLGAEPVKPAGHF; this is encoded by the coding sequence ATGTCCCGCTCCCTCTCTGACCCCGACACCAAGGGCGATCCGCTCCGGCCAGCCGACCACGCCGATACCGGCGCAACATCTGAGGTGACGAGCCCGGCGCTCAGCGTGACCGGCTGGCTGCGATGGGGGTGGACACAACTGACGAGCATGCGCACCGCCTTGTTGCTGCTTCTGCTCCTCGCTGTCGCAGCGATCCCCGGTTCACTGTTCCCGCAACGCAGCGCAGACCCCAACGGCGTCGTGCAATGGCGAAGGAACAACCCCGATGCGTTCCCGCTCGCGGACGGCCTTGGACTGTTCGACGTCTACATCTCACCGTGGTTCTCCGCCATCCATCTTCTGCTGTTCGTCTCGCTCATCGGGTGTGTGATCCCGCGTGCGAAGCACCACTATGTCGCGCTGCGGTCACGACCTCCGCGCACTCCGTCCCGACTGTCGAGGTTGCCCGCTCATCGCGAGAGGTTCATCGCTGGGAAGGGTGGCGATGCTGAGGGGGCTGTCTCCGCGGCTTCCGACATGCTGCGCAGATCCGGTTACCGCGTCGAGCGTTACGACCAGGGAGGCACCTACTCGGTATCAGCAGAGCGCGGCTACCTCCGTGAGACCGGCAACCTCGTCTTCCATGTCGCGCTCGTCGGGGTGCTCCTCTCGGTCGCAGTAGGCGGATCCTTCGCGTACACCGGACAACGAGTCGTGGTGGAGGGGACGACGTTCGTGAATGCCTTGAGCGACTACTCGTCCTTCAACCCGGGACGATTCGTCGACGGCGCGGGACTTGTTCCGTACTCGCTCACGCTCGACGACTTCCGCGTCGCCTATCGACTGCCGGGCACACCGGGCGCGGGACAGGCAGAGAACTTCGATGCGCAGATCACGGTCCGCCAGCCGGGCGAGCAGGACAGTGAGCGCAGCGTTCGAGTGAACTACCCGACCACGATTGCGAATGACCGGATCTACCTCCTGGGGAACGGGTACGCCCCGACGCTGACCGTGAGGAACGGCGACGGCGACGTCGTGTTCAGTGAGTCGCAGCCGTTCCTGCCGCAGGACTCGAACATGACCTCCCTGGGCATCATCAAAATCCCGGACGGGCTACCGAAGCAAGTCGGGCTCGTCGGGTTCTTCTACCCCACGCAGGGCACTCTCCCGTCAGGTGCGTTCACGTCCATCTACCCCGACGTCGTCGATCCCGTGCTCACCTTCAACGTCTTCAGCGGGGACCTCGGCATCGACGACGGCACGCCGCGCTCCGTCTACACGCTCGACGTGAGCGGACTCGACCAGGAGACGGGCGGCGACAGCGGCACCGACTCGTTGGAACTCCGACCCGGTGACACAGCTGACCTCCCGAATGGCTGGGGGTCCGTCACATGGGAGATCGCAGAGGAACAACAACCAGTGAAGCGATTCGCCTCGCTGCAGATCCAACAAGATCCGAGCAGTGGGGGAGTGCTCCTCTTCTCGGTGATTGCCATGGTGGGTCTCTTCGCAGGCCTGTTCGTACCCCGGCGTCGCGTGTGGGTGAAAGCCCGCGACGGGATCGACGGCATCCACATCGAGTACGCCGGCCTCGCGCGCGGCGACGACCCCACGCTGCAACGAGCGGTCGACGATCTCGCACATCGTCACTCGACTTCGCTCGGCGCGGAGCCTGTGAAGCCCGCCGGCCACTTCTGA
- a CDS encoding cytochrome c biogenesis CcdA family protein, which produces MNPGTLIVDGVLWIAVPVAILAGLVSFVSPCVLPLVPGYLGYLGGTVRPEQGKSGSRESHRGRLMLGVALFIAGFTTVFVAVTILGGAFGFVLLQYANILTRVFGVVIIVMGFVFIGLFGVAQRTMRPRIGSRAGLVGAPLLGFALGVGWTPCIGPTLAAIISMSWNLGDPARAGLLGLAYSLGLGIPFIVLAAGWGWASSSLAFLRRHVRTLNLIGGAMLVALGILMVSGLWTALMSQLQQVIINVPLPL; this is translated from the coding sequence ATGAACCCTGGAACGCTTATCGTCGACGGAGTTCTGTGGATCGCCGTCCCCGTGGCGATCCTCGCCGGGCTCGTCTCCTTCGTCTCACCGTGCGTCCTCCCTTTGGTGCCCGGGTACCTGGGGTACCTCGGCGGAACTGTGCGGCCAGAACAGGGCAAGAGCGGAAGCCGAGAGTCGCACCGCGGTCGACTGATGCTGGGGGTGGCGCTGTTCATCGCAGGTTTCACGACCGTCTTCGTCGCCGTGACCATCCTCGGCGGTGCGTTCGGCTTCGTGCTGCTGCAGTACGCGAACATTCTCACCAGGGTGTTCGGCGTCGTCATCATCGTGATGGGCTTCGTCTTCATCGGACTCTTCGGCGTCGCGCAGCGAACGATGCGCCCACGGATCGGCAGTCGTGCAGGTCTGGTCGGCGCCCCGCTGCTGGGGTTCGCACTCGGAGTGGGGTGGACACCCTGCATCGGCCCGACACTCGCCGCAATAATCTCGATGTCATGGAACTTGGGTGACCCCGCTCGAGCCGGCCTGCTCGGGCTGGCGTACTCCCTCGGCCTCGGTATCCCCTTCATCGTCCTCGCCGCCGGGTGGGGATGGGCGTCCTCCTCGCTCGCCTTCCTCCGACGCCATGTCCGCACGCTCAACCTCATCGGCGGAGCGATGCTCGTCGCTCTCGGGATCCTGATGGTCTCCGGCCTCTGGACCGCTCTCATGTCCCAACTTCAGCAGGTGATTATCAATGTCCCGCTCCCTCTCTGA
- a CDS encoding TlpA family protein disulfide reductase, whose translation MLSEPVPRPPATGVPSAQDHGRRRRIRHAVLASIPVLLLLAGCASNDSLSQQYRDGNEKGFIAGDFQVVEIPQDERGEPVTFEGVTETEEEVASDDYRGDVLVVNFWYAACGPCIVEAPYLEQVWQDYRDDGVAFLGVNTYDQPATALSFAKDNGVTYPSVIDVNDGKVKLAFAQVTPIQATPTTLVIDRSGRVAARVIGQLDSASILATLVEDVLEESVP comes from the coding sequence ATGCTCAGCGAGCCCGTCCCCCGACCACCCGCCACCGGCGTCCCCAGCGCGCAGGATCACGGCCGACGACGACGTATTCGTCACGCCGTGCTCGCCTCCATACCCGTCCTTCTCCTGCTCGCAGGGTGCGCGTCCAACGACTCCCTTTCCCAGCAGTACAGGGATGGCAACGAGAAAGGCTTCATCGCGGGAGACTTCCAAGTCGTCGAGATCCCGCAAGACGAGCGCGGAGAGCCGGTGACATTCGAAGGGGTCACGGAGACCGAAGAGGAAGTCGCGAGTGACGACTACCGCGGCGACGTCCTCGTCGTGAACTTCTGGTACGCCGCATGCGGCCCCTGCATCGTCGAGGCGCCATACCTCGAACAGGTGTGGCAGGACTATCGCGACGACGGCGTGGCCTTTCTTGGGGTGAACACCTACGACCAACCCGCCACCGCGCTCTCGTTCGCCAAAGACAACGGCGTCACGTATCCGAGCGTGATCGACGTCAACGACGGCAAGGTCAAGCTGGCCTTCGCTCAGGTGACGCCGATCCAAGCCACGCCGACCACCCTGGTCATCGACCGCTCCGGCAGAGTCGCCGCCCGCGTCATCGGTCAGCTCGACAGTGCCTCAATCCTCGCGACGCTCGTCGAGGACGTTCTCGAGGAGAGCGTCCCATGA
- a CDS encoding M23 family metallopeptidase, translating into MGTLTVASSFMVGMTIPAETVAAARTDTTARFAPSESDGSAADSDIQAFVVPEDAAAEDLGRSNGFSVTSVPQLAAAAGIRYFSGSLLLDPDAEVQWPFPVSVPTSSSFGPRWGRMHEGADFTPGEGAQIRAVAGGTVRIATENGGAFGVTVYIESKIDGQTVFSRYAHMLRGSLGVREGESVSVGEVVGRVGNTGRSFGAHLHLEVSTGDGTVDPVAWLREQTGE; encoded by the coding sequence GTGGGCACATTGACCGTCGCTTCCTCGTTCATGGTCGGCATGACGATCCCGGCCGAGACCGTCGCGGCGGCCAGGACGGATACCACGGCGCGGTTCGCGCCCTCCGAGAGCGACGGATCCGCCGCCGATAGTGACATTCAGGCGTTTGTCGTGCCGGAGGATGCTGCGGCGGAGGACCTTGGTCGGTCGAACGGCTTCAGCGTGACGTCTGTCCCGCAGCTCGCGGCGGCAGCAGGAATCCGTTACTTCAGCGGATCCCTGCTGCTCGATCCCGATGCTGAGGTGCAGTGGCCGTTCCCGGTCAGCGTGCCCACGTCGTCGAGTTTCGGGCCCAGGTGGGGGCGAATGCATGAAGGCGCCGACTTCACACCAGGTGAGGGAGCTCAGATCCGCGCCGTGGCCGGCGGAACGGTCCGCATCGCGACCGAGAACGGCGGGGCGTTCGGGGTCACGGTCTACATTGAGAGCAAGATCGACGGGCAGACGGTATTCAGCCGCTACGCGCACATGTTGCGCGGCTCCCTCGGAGTTCGTGAGGGGGAGAGTGTCTCCGTCGGCGAAGTCGTCGGACGAGTCGGCAACACCGGACGCAGTTTTGGTGCGCACTTGCACCTTGAAGTGTCGACAGGAGACGGAACGGTCGATCCTGTCGCTTGGCTGCGGGAGCAGACCGGTGAATGA
- the lnt gene encoding apolipoprotein N-acyltransferase: MDLATPEVSWWPLAFVSVVLTLVATVGRSVGGALLVGLAFGVTFYALHLDWVGQFLGPLPRIALSGLQALLFGLGAVPIALAYRWTSRFRGRRVWQIVAVPALVGGLWVAREIVLGSWPYGGFPWVRLGMTQVESPFPEATSWIGVTGLSLTIAVIAASIVQWLRIGLRAVSVLTPAVVLVFGLSVTPQYATTGAGTFAVGWVQGNGPSGYFDGRASGDLLKAQVEASEPILDRNMDVLVWPEGSAEFDPFRNRQAASELNRIVSRTGAPLLANAATARGDETFNTSFLWTANPGSSQVHDKVNPVPFGEYVPDRWLYERLAPDLVGLIQREYTAGTNPPVVTVGETDIGLAICFDVIFDDVIRAAAEQDVKLYIFQTNNADFRGSDENLQQLAFARMRAIQTGKSVVNVSTVGTSQVIAPDGAILDTAGVDTVAAAITDVPLRSGIAPGILAEKWLALSAPLLAFGSLATLALIVRRASSNGPDSTPEPESGGPNRDHT; this comes from the coding sequence ATGGACCTCGCGACCCCCGAGGTCAGTTGGTGGCCCCTCGCGTTCGTCAGCGTCGTCCTCACCTTGGTTGCGACCGTCGGACGTAGCGTCGGCGGAGCGCTGCTCGTCGGTCTCGCGTTCGGTGTCACGTTCTACGCGCTTCACCTCGATTGGGTTGGTCAGTTCCTCGGGCCGTTGCCACGCATCGCGTTGTCGGGGCTGCAGGCTCTCCTGTTCGGGCTCGGTGCGGTTCCCATAGCGCTGGCATACCGATGGACGAGCCGCTTCCGTGGCCGTCGTGTCTGGCAAATCGTCGCCGTACCCGCACTGGTCGGCGGGTTGTGGGTTGCCCGCGAGATCGTGCTCGGATCGTGGCCGTACGGCGGGTTCCCCTGGGTGCGACTCGGGATGACGCAGGTAGAGAGCCCGTTCCCGGAAGCTACGTCGTGGATCGGTGTGACCGGGCTCTCGCTCACCATCGCGGTCATCGCTGCGAGCATCGTGCAGTGGCTTCGTATCGGGTTGCGCGCAGTGTCCGTTCTGACGCCCGCTGTCGTCCTGGTTTTCGGACTCAGTGTGACACCGCAATATGCGACGACAGGCGCGGGCACATTCGCGGTTGGGTGGGTCCAAGGCAACGGTCCCTCAGGCTACTTCGACGGTAGAGCCTCGGGTGACCTGCTCAAAGCACAGGTCGAGGCATCGGAACCGATTCTCGACCGGAACATGGACGTGCTCGTTTGGCCCGAAGGATCGGCGGAGTTCGACCCGTTCCGCAACCGACAGGCCGCCTCTGAACTGAATCGGATCGTGTCCCGGACGGGGGCGCCGCTTCTGGCGAACGCGGCGACGGCACGAGGCGATGAGACGTTCAACACCTCCTTCCTGTGGACGGCAAACCCCGGCAGCTCTCAAGTCCACGACAAGGTCAATCCCGTCCCATTCGGCGAGTACGTCCCCGACCGATGGTTGTACGAGCGCCTTGCCCCCGACCTCGTCGGGCTGATCCAGCGCGAGTACACTGCCGGCACGAACCCACCCGTCGTGACCGTCGGCGAGACCGACATCGGTCTCGCGATCTGCTTCGACGTGATCTTCGACGACGTGATCCGTGCCGCTGCTGAGCAGGATGTGAAGCTCTACATCTTCCAAACCAACAACGCGGACTTCCGCGGCTCCGACGAGAACCTTCAGCAACTGGCCTTTGCCCGGATGCGTGCCATCCAGACCGGTAAGAGCGTGGTGAACGTTTCCACTGTGGGCACCAGTCAAGTCATAGCCCCGGACGGCGCGATCCTCGACACAGCAGGCGTCGACACGGTCGCTGCCGCAATCACGGATGTGCCGCTCCGCTCAGGCATCGCACCAGGCATCCTCGCGGAGAAGTGGCTCGCGTTGAGCGCGCCATTGCTCGCGTTCGGAAGCCTCGCAACACTTGCCCTCATCGTTCGACGTGCATCGTCGAACGGCCCAGACTCGACCCCCGAACCCGAATCCGGAGGCCCGAACCGTGACCACACATGA
- a CDS encoding cytochrome c oxidase assembly protein: MTPWIPDVAPTFPDYFAVVPGALPVLPVVAGLLALLYMVGAVRMWTHGRRWSIWRTFSFLSGCALLAGTTGLAVENYGYALMSVFMFQQLTLMMAIPPLLILGSPGTLLLRATPHVGLGRRALAVAHAGLRSRLARWALSPWAALPLYLAAFYGLYLAGFADSLLSSTAGHITLEVAFLGAGIIFTIPILSSDPLPVRLSHGGRALDVFAEAALHAFFGVFLMMATTMLITHFVAPTQAMGLDPIEDQRLAGGLAWSYGEAPTLLMLIYVMHRWFREDTARSKAQDRYVDMYGSSELDEYNAYLQKLRERDA, from the coding sequence ATGACTCCGTGGATCCCCGACGTCGCGCCCACCTTCCCTGACTACTTCGCCGTGGTTCCGGGGGCGCTTCCGGTGCTGCCGGTGGTCGCTGGGCTGCTTGCACTTCTCTACATGGTCGGGGCCGTTCGCATGTGGACGCACGGTCGACGCTGGTCCATCTGGCGTACGTTCAGCTTCCTCAGCGGCTGCGCGCTCCTGGCTGGGACGACCGGTCTCGCCGTGGAGAATTACGGCTACGCGTTGATGTCGGTGTTCATGTTCCAGCAGCTCACTCTGATGATGGCGATTCCGCCGCTACTCATCCTGGGATCTCCGGGCACCTTGCTGCTCCGCGCCACCCCGCACGTAGGGCTGGGGCGTAGGGCACTCGCCGTCGCCCACGCGGGGCTGCGCAGCAGACTCGCGCGCTGGGCTCTGAGCCCATGGGCGGCGCTCCCTCTCTATCTGGCCGCGTTCTACGGCCTGTACCTCGCGGGGTTCGCAGACTCCCTCCTGAGCTCGACCGCGGGACACATCACCCTCGAGGTGGCGTTCCTCGGCGCGGGCATCATCTTCACAATCCCCATCCTGAGCTCCGACCCGCTACCCGTTCGCCTCAGTCACGGCGGCCGCGCCCTCGATGTGTTCGCCGAAGCCGCGCTGCACGCCTTCTTCGGAGTGTTCCTCATGATGGCCACCACCATGCTCATCACCCACTTCGTCGCGCCCACGCAGGCCATGGGACTCGACCCCATCGAAGACCAGCGGCTCGCCGGCGGACTCGCCTGGTCGTACGGCGAGGCCCCCACGCTCCTGATGCTGATCTACGTCATGCACCGATGGTTCCGGGAGGACACCGCACGATCCAAGGCACAGGACCGGTACGTAGACATGTACGGATCATCCGAGCTGGATGAGTACAACGCGTACCTCCAGAAACTCCGCGAGCGGGACGCCTGA